One window from the genome of Candidatus Thorarchaeota archaeon encodes:
- a CDS encoding MarR family transcriptional regulator: MTELKNRLQERGSVARPESGVYSISDSLTECMKHDAAWARLVGLVEGAKSGLTAAELAEKWGKSRSRTSEVLNKLVGDGHLVKYRDGREIKFRKSGE, from the coding sequence GTGACCGAGTTGAAGAATCGGCTACAAGAGAGGGGAAGTGTTGCAAGACCAGAGAGCGGTGTGTACAGCATATCAGACAGCCTGACCGAGTGCATGAAACACGACGCCGCATGGGCAAGACTGGTAGGATTGGTCGAGGGGGCGAAGTCGGGGCTGACAGCGGCAGAACTCGCAGAGAAGTGGGGCAAGTCCCGGTCCAGGACAAGCGAGGTTCTGAACAAGCTTGTCGGTGACGGGCATCTGGTCAAGTACCGTGATGGGAGAGAGATAAAGTTCAGAAAGAGTGGAGAGTAG
- a CDS encoding tRNA (adenine-N1)-methyltransferase, translating into MPDLIQDGSIVFIFLDAKRTWIKRVKAGEKFHSNKGIIEFDDIIGRPYGIRVTSHSGQVFQIHRPSHTDIQIAMGRNTQIIYPKDAATILIEAGISAGSHVVESGTGSGALTGILARHVGPTGRVYTYEVRDDMYEGARKNLERFGLLDNVTMHHKDVMSGIEEAEVDAVVFDLATPWELVNEAHRVLKPSHVLASYSPTIEQVMKTCKALAESGQWGMIKTLEVMEREILVREGKTRPTTWMVGHTGYMTFARAMAEDISDTTEAL; encoded by the coding sequence ATGCCTGACCTCATACAAGACGGAAGTATTGTGTTCATCTTCCTTGATGCCAAGAGGACCTGGATCAAGCGTGTCAAAGCGGGCGAGAAGTTCCACTCGAACAAGGGAATAATAGAGTTCGACGACATTATCGGCCGGCCGTACGGCATCAGAGTCACCAGCCATTCGGGTCAGGTATTCCAGATTCATAGACCCAGCCACACAGACATCCAGATTGCAATGGGGCGGAACACGCAGATAATCTACCCGAAGGACGCTGCGACTATACTGATTGAGGCGGGCATCTCTGCAGGGTCACATGTGGTCGAGTCGGGCACAGGATCAGGGGCACTCACTGGTATCCTAGCGCGACATGTCGGACCAACTGGTCGCGTTTACACCTACGAGGTCAGGGACGACATGTATGAGGGCGCACGGAAGAACCTTGAGAGATTCGGTCTTCTTGATAATGTGACCATGCATCACAAGGACGTCATGTCAGGCATAGAAGAGGCAGAAGTCGATGCTGTTGTGTTTGACCTTGCCACACCTTGGGAACTGGTGAATGAGGCGCACCGGGTGCTCAAGCCAAGCCATGTGCTCGCAAGCTACAGTCCAACGATTGAGCAGGTCATGAAGACCTGCAAGGCCTTGGCAGAGAGCGGACAGTGGGGAATGATAAAGACACTTGAGGTCATGGAGAGAGAGATACTGGTCAGAGAGGGAAAGACGAGACCCACAACATGGATGGTGGGCCACACCGGATACATGACGTTCGCCAGAGCAATGGCAGAAGACATTTCAGACACGACCGAAGCTTTATAA
- a CDS encoding NUDIX hydrolase has product MHRNPTPTVDIAITDGKRILLVRRGIEPFKGRWVLPGGHVELGETVEDAAVREALEETGVKTQIIGLLGVYSAPDRDPRGHYITVTFVARPTEGEARGGDDAQEAQWRELGSLQSDELAFDHGLMIQDLRTWLGDHTQTFWSSRPRH; this is encoded by the coding sequence ATGCATAGGAATCCGACCCCTACTGTCGATATTGCAATCACAGACGGAAAGCGAATACTACTTGTGAGACGAGGTATCGAGCCGTTCAAAGGGCGATGGGTCTTACCCGGGGGACATGTAGAGCTCGGAGAAACCGTTGAGGATGCGGCTGTGCGAGAGGCGCTTGAAGAGACCGGGGTCAAGACTCAGATCATCGGCCTGCTCGGAGTCTACAGCGCACCTGACAGGGATCCAAGAGGTCACTACATCACGGTGACGTTCGTGGCCAGACCAACCGAGGGAGAAGCAAGAGGGGGCGATGATGCACAGGAAGCACAGTGGCGAGAACTCGGCAGTCTCCAGTCAGACGAACTTGCGTTTGACCACGGACTGATGATTCAAGACCTCAGGACATGGCTAGGGGACCATACACAGACGTTCTGGTCCTCACGGCCAAGACATTGA
- a CDS encoding orotidine 5'-phosphate decarboxylase, whose translation MFKSKLSAASFVRKSKLIVGLDLTATMSTTPMDNRAELDRMEREALRIITQTADYAVAYKFNHHILLPLGLFDRIPRLLKAVHDQGLLAIMDAKVNDIGDTNEWIARYYFDAGFDALIVNPLVGWEGGLQPVFEMARNRGRGIIMLCYMSHPGASQGYGLTVATDEKMKHHEPLYATFARRAKAWEADGVIVGATYPDKIREVKRILGDAVPIMSPGVGAQGGSAREAIQAGASYVIAVRSVINAPDPAATARALVEETR comes from the coding sequence TTGTTCAAGAGCAAACTCTCTGCTGCTTCATTTGTGAGAAAGTCGAAACTGATTGTGGGGTTGGACTTGACTGCCACGATGAGCACCACGCCCATGGACAACCGGGCAGAGCTGGATCGGATGGAGCGTGAGGCACTCCGCATCATCACACAGACTGCAGACTACGCTGTGGCGTACAAGTTCAATCATCACATCCTTCTTCCTCTCGGGCTGTTTGACCGGATTCCACGGCTGTTGAAAGCAGTTCATGACCAAGGTCTTCTTGCCATAATGGATGCGAAAGTCAACGACATCGGGGACACGAACGAGTGGATCGCCCGCTATTACTTTGATGCAGGATTCGATGCGCTGATTGTGAACCCGCTAGTTGGCTGGGAGGGAGGTCTCCAACCAGTGTTCGAAATGGCCCGGAACAGAGGCCGTGGCATCATAATGCTCTGTTACATGTCTCATCCGGGAGCATCACAGGGCTACGGACTCACGGTGGCCACCGACGAGAAGATGAAACACCATGAGCCGCTCTATGCCACGTTCGCAAGACGTGCCAAGGCGTGGGAAGCAGATGGTGTAATTGTGGGTGCAACTTACCCAGACAAGATTCGCGAGGTCAAGAGGATCCTGGGTGATGCGGTCCCCATAATGAGCCCCGGGGTCGGTGCACAGGGCGGCAGTGCTCGGGAGGCCATTCAAGCGGGTGCATCCTATGTGATTGCGGTCAGGTCTGTGATCAATGCACCAGACCCGGCAGCGACTGCACGAGCGCTCGTGGAAGAAACACGATAG
- a CDS encoding PLP-dependent aminotransferase family protein, translating into MANNSGYGFATWTSFIEESQIRALLKYNVRYYFAGGKPGIIPTTVFADIMRDLSEQYRKNPALAVEDLNYGPTGGHPWFLKTLAKRLHDVRGIPIDCETQWDRVSITNGSQQALYALLDTLIDPGDVIITPSPSYLGFLVPAVKLGGRIVTVPTDLDGIIPEFVEKAIFVSKMRFGKTPDILYVVPDSDNPKGTTLPAKRRKELFDICENHNVLLIEDSAYAEIQFKKNPPPIKTLDKDNTRVAYLGTTSKEAAVLRVGYSVLPVNVREQVLKDKGYLDLCTSSMVQRILDVYYREHIDQAMREGIPKYKERCEAMAKAIDKSFPAGVRTDPTGGFFIWWQSEDSSFKSSEFMMEVAIPNDVMYVPGAPFYPITGFSLTEDGSDVVPSRPEHNTMRLGFSYASPELIAEGIERLGGLLSKHLK; encoded by the coding sequence ATGGCTAACAACTCTGGCTATGGTTTTGCCACATGGACCTCCTTCATTGAGGAGAGTCAGATTCGTGCGCTTCTGAAATACAATGTTCGATACTACTTTGCGGGTGGAAAACCGGGCATAATACCCACGACGGTGTTTGCAGACATCATGAGGGACTTGAGCGAGCAGTACAGGAAAAACCCTGCATTGGCTGTCGAGGACCTCAATTACGGACCGACGGGTGGCCATCCTTGGTTCTTGAAGACGTTGGCAAAGAGGCTTCATGATGTCAGAGGGATTCCGATAGACTGTGAGACCCAGTGGGACCGCGTCTCAATCACCAATGGCTCGCAGCAGGCTCTGTATGCGCTGCTGGACACACTGATCGACCCCGGAGACGTGATAATCACTCCCTCTCCATCGTACTTGGGCTTTCTCGTGCCTGCTGTGAAACTCGGTGGGAGAATCGTCACGGTGCCCACAGACCTAGACGGAATAATCCCTGAGTTCGTCGAGAAGGCAATCTTCGTATCGAAGATGCGGTTCGGCAAGACTCCAGACATACTGTACGTGGTCCCGGACTCGGACAATCCCAAGGGCACCACGCTTCCGGCAAAGAGGCGAAAGGAGCTCTTCGATATCTGCGAGAACCACAACGTACTGTTGATTGAGGACTCCGCCTATGCTGAGATCCAGTTCAAGAAGAACCCGCCGCCGATAAAGACCTTGGACAAAGACAACACGCGAGTTGCCTATCTGGGCACCACCAGCAAGGAGGCTGCTGTGCTTCGGGTCGGCTACTCAGTACTTCCTGTCAATGTCAGGGAACAGGTCCTCAAGGACAAGGGATACTTGGACCTCTGTACATCCAGTATGGTTCAACGAATACTCGACGTCTACTACCGCGAGCACATTGACCAAGCAATGCGCGAAGGGATTCCCAAGTACAAGGAGCGATGCGAAGCCATGGCAAAGGCCATTGACAAGTCCTTTCCAGCCGGAGTCCGGACAGACCCAACTGGCGGCTTCTTCATATGGTGGCAGAGTGAGGACTCCAGCTTCAAAAGCAGCGAGTTCATGATGGAGGTGGCCATACCCAACGATGTGATGTACGTCCCCGGTGCGCCGTTCTACCCCATCACTGGCTTCTCGCTCACTGAAGACGGCTCTGACGTTGTACCCAGCCGACCTGAGCACAACACCATGCGCCTTGGTTTCTCCTATGCATCACCTGAACTCATCGCCGAGGGAATCGAACGTCTTGGAGGGCTTCTGAGCAAGCACCTCAAGTAG
- a CDS encoding ATP-binding protein: protein MDENNPPPHDDLGASSGGDSSLGELIPKQLLSFHPLVTEPLDLLVDAEVGVVLGRSESLHRKYGKIGLGMLGAVCESSDDPLLSLLGMPVHLDLISPHVTLVAGKRGSGKSYTLGIVGEELARAMARQEIEVAVVIIDAVDVFRQMVEPNEEQRDLLSKWGLEASGFNASVYIPRRTYEGLPEEVRQKSRLCPLTISPAELSTSDWGYVLEKEGQLSTAIDNLISDVIESLRKGYVLEDGEVVSPRPDFSITDMINCIETNSRIEELYKPATKMALIQRLKRAQRLGVFLPRGTSAQDLAVPGKVTIIDVAPLGSDAEAVLAILTSILCRQVLTYRMAWTEEGTSAREQLPPTWLIIDEAHILVPRSGTTPAKGAIIGYAKLGRRFGCSLVLCTQQPSAVADEAISQADIVLSHALSLDADIKALQQRAPAVMPSLFKEKAFISGLPKGVAVVFDQVTENKRGFLMQVRPRISKHGGTDRLSALFEAASIVGQEPSVTPEGVQEAEFVEAEVTHADDDVSYSLPAVSPPPLRLSRTDWERLDEHIRDYIAAMLDRRMQELLLTDEPSPVREVSASMVAAPPDTRETSAPTPQAEESIPFDASRVLVKKFGPLTRSLLERSLTRTLLYARTPHEYLFPMGTIHRVNWSIMSESVSAATLVAAVIARLQSAGMSVVSVREDSGVTFVFLSKNVTKAALMVGESQGLVCVPVVIAGPDARPVNAVADKLRTLT, encoded by the coding sequence ATGGACGAGAACAACCCACCGCCGCATGATGACCTCGGAGCATCGTCTGGAGGCGACTCATCGCTCGGAGAGCTCATTCCCAAGCAGCTGCTGAGTTTTCATCCATTAGTCACCGAGCCGCTCGACCTGCTGGTGGACGCGGAAGTCGGAGTGGTGTTGGGAAGGTCTGAGTCGTTGCACCGAAAGTATGGGAAGATTGGTCTCGGTATGCTGGGCGCTGTGTGCGAGTCTTCCGACGACCCTCTCCTGTCCCTGCTAGGCATGCCAGTCCATCTCGACTTGATTAGTCCACATGTGACCCTTGTTGCAGGAAAGAGGGGGTCGGGCAAGAGCTATACCCTGGGGATTGTGGGGGAGGAGCTTGCCAGAGCAATGGCCCGCCAGGAGATTGAAGTCGCTGTTGTTATCATCGACGCGGTCGATGTGTTCCGTCAGATGGTGGAACCCAACGAAGAGCAACGAGACCTTCTGAGCAAATGGGGGCTTGAGGCATCGGGCTTCAATGCTTCGGTGTACATCCCAAGGCGGACATACGAAGGCTTGCCCGAAGAAGTGCGGCAGAAGTCGCGTCTGTGTCCTCTGACAATAAGCCCTGCTGAGCTGTCTACCTCTGACTGGGGCTACGTACTGGAAAAGGAGGGCCAGCTATCCACAGCAATTGACAATCTCATCAGTGACGTCATAGAATCGCTGCGAAAGGGGTATGTTCTGGAAGATGGTGAGGTCGTGTCCCCACGGCCTGACTTCAGCATCACTGATATGATCAACTGCATCGAGACTAACTCTCGTATCGAGGAGTTGTACAAGCCTGCCACGAAGATGGCACTGATTCAGAGGCTGAAGAGAGCACAGCGTCTGGGAGTCTTCCTACCCAGAGGCACAAGCGCTCAAGACTTGGCAGTCCCCGGTAAGGTGACTATCATTGATGTTGCACCGCTTGGCTCCGATGCCGAAGCGGTCCTGGCCATCCTCACCAGCATATTGTGTCGCCAAGTACTCACGTATCGGATGGCTTGGACCGAAGAGGGCACAAGTGCGAGAGAGCAGCTTCCGCCCACATGGTTGATTATCGACGAGGCACATATCCTTGTGCCAAGGTCCGGAACGACCCCGGCGAAGGGCGCCATCATCGGGTATGCGAAGCTAGGCCGGAGGTTTGGCTGCAGTCTTGTGCTGTGCACACAACAGCCGTCCGCAGTGGCTGATGAGGCGATATCCCAGGCGGACATAGTACTCTCCCATGCGTTGTCTCTGGATGCTGACATCAAGGCCCTCCAGCAGAGAGCGCCCGCCGTAATGCCGAGTCTGTTCAAGGAAAAGGCGTTCATCAGCGGTCTTCCGAAGGGTGTCGCAGTGGTATTTGACCAAGTCACTGAGAACAAGAGGGGCTTTCTGATGCAGGTGCGACCTCGAATCTCCAAGCATGGTGGCACCGACAGACTGTCCGCACTGTTTGAGGCCGCGAGCATAGTCGGCCAAGAACCATCGGTCACACCTGAAGGGGTGCAGGAGGCAGAGTTCGTTGAGGCCGAAGTGACTCATGCTGACGACGACGTGTCATACAGCCTCCCTGCTGTCTCACCACCTCCACTGAGACTGAGCCGTACTGACTGGGAACGCCTTGATGAGCACATCAGGGACTACATAGCGGCCATGCTTGACAGGCGTATGCAGGAGCTGCTGCTAACCGACGAGCCCTCGCCTGTCCGAGAAGTGAGTGCCAGCATGGTCGCCGCTCCTCCAGATACGCGCGAGACCTCCGCTCCCACTCCACAGGCTGAGGAGTCGATACCGTTCGATGCGAGTCGCGTTTTGGTCAAGAAGTTCGGCCCGCTTACAAGGTCTCTTCTCGAGAGATCTCTGACGCGTACTCTGCTCTACGCAAGAACTCCTCATGAGTATCTCTTTCCGATGGGCACAATTCATCGAGTGAACTGGTCGATCATGAGCGAGTCTGTGAGTGCTGCGACGCTGGTGGCGGCAGTCATCGCACGTCTTCAGAGCGCAGGGATGAGTGTGGTGTCGGTGAGAGAGGACTCCGGTGTCACATTCGTCTTCCTCTCCAAGAATGTGACCAAAGCAGCGTTGATGGTTGGTGAGAGTCAGGGTCTGGTATGTGTCCCGGTCGTGATAGCCGGTCCCGACGCGCGACCTGTGAATGCAGTGGCAGACAAGCTACGCACTCTGACATGA